ACACCGCTTTTCGCTGCTAACAGCACGCCAATTACTACGTATGGCACTACACAACTTAATGTTTCCCTTCATCCTCGTTTTTCTTATCCCTTTGAATTTGTGCTTGCGGACACACCTTTTTGCATATTGGGGCTGGATTTCCTCACTGaatacaactttgttttggatCTTAAAGCCAAGCATCTGATAGATGTACCGAACCAACAGCAATATACGTTAGAGCCTGTTGAAAGTGATCCTGTTCGCATATCCATTCTCAGCCAGATAGATCCTGTTGCAGaccttttacatcaatttccaGACTTGCAAAAACCCATGTCAGCTGTTAAACCAGTGAAGCATTCCATCGTTCACCACATCCATACCACAGGTTCTCCTGTACGTGCACGTCCACGTCGATATAGCCCAGAAACAATGCAGatcttgaagaaagaaattgacagCTTGCTGGAGCGAGAAATTATCCGCTACAGTGATTCTCCTTATGGAAGTCCGGCCTTGCTCGTTCCTAAAGGCTCTTCTGGCAATAAATATCGTCTTGTCgttgattataaattagtcaacaaacaaacaatcgacAGCTGTTACCCTCTTCCGTTCTTACATAGTTTTTCCGAGGTTTTGTATGGTAAAACTGTCTTCTCTAAATGCGACCTCCAAAACGcctttcatcaaataaaagtggcTCCAGAAGATGTCCATAAAACGGCGTTTGTTTGCCCCCTAGGACAATTCGAATACACACGACTCCCATTCGGTTTGTCGGGGGCCCCAAGGACCTTTTCCAGACTAATAGGGGAAGTAGTACGCCCCCTTCAGCACCTTGGAATCTTTGCTTACCTCGATGATATCATCATTGGAAGTAGTAACCTATCAGAACATCTTGAACACCTTAAGTTGCTTTTTCAACGACTTGAGGAATTTGGCTTAACGCtcaatttagacaaaagtgaATTCAACCGCGAGTCTCTTGACTACCTTGGCCATCACATAAATTCTGAGGGTATACGACCAACTCAAGAAAAAGTGCAGGCCATTCTTGATTACCCACAGCCACAAACCTGCAAACAGCTGAAACGTTACTTGggaatttattgctattattttcgCTTTCTGAAGCATTGTTCCACAACCTTACAACCGCTTTACAAGCTAGTTCCGAACAGTCGCAGCAAACGCGCGGCCCCTTTAACATGGAATGTCGAAGCCGAATGCGCCTTCGCCAGCAGCAAACAAGCTATTGCAAATGCTAGCACTTTAGCGTTTCCGAAACTCCATGCTCCAACTTATCTAACAGTTGACGCTTCGTTGACCGGTATTGGAGCGACATTAGAGCAATTGCAAGGAAATCAACTTGTTCCTTTGGCCTTCTTTTCAAGACAGCTGAACGCTACTCAACGTAAATACAGTTGCTTTGACCGAGAGCTGTTGGCCGCTTACAAGTCAATACGTCATTTCCGCTACTTCTTGACAGGCCGACAATTCACTTTGCGTACAGACCATCTCCCTCTGGTTTCAAGTCTCAGTAAGCTCTCCGAACATTACTCTCCAAGACAGTTCCggcaattgttgtttgtttcagaataTACAACAACCATTGAGCACATCAAAGGCTCTGCCAATGTTGTGGCGGACCTCTTGTCAAGGTCTCAACCTTCGGCACCCAACATTAATACTCTTTCGGACGTTCCGCCTCCTTTAGAGTATGAGAAAATAGCACAAGCTCAAGCCAATGATCCTGCTATTCAAAGACTACGCACCGCAACAACATCACTCAAACTCCAGGACTGCAAGCTGCCCAATAAGGACCTTACCATCCTTTGTGACGTGTCCACTGACACAGAGCGTGTTCTAGTTCCTTCCTCCTTCCAACGTCAAGTATTCCTGCACTTACATAATTTATCGCATCCTGGAAAAAAAGCCACAATTAAGCTCATCAAGGAAAGATTTATATGGATAGGGATGTGTAAACAAATCGCTACCTGGGTTCAACAATGCCCAAACTGCcaggaaggaaaaattttccgcCACACTAAAACCGCACCggggaaatttaaaattccctACGGACGATTTTCTGATGTTGCAATTGACTTGATTGGACCACTACCAACTTCACACGGTTACAAATACATCCTTACCTGTATCGACCGATATACGCGTTTCGTTCAAGCGATACCAATCCCTGATGCCACCACGGAAACCGTTGCTGCTTACTTTGTTAATCTCTGGTGTTCCTTGGTCGGTGTTCCAATCATCCTCACAAGTGATCGTGGACCATGTTTCATAAGTTCCGCTTGGGCAGAAATTATGCGCTCGCTTGGTATTCAACACAATCTGACTACAGCTTACCACCCCACTTCCAATGGAATTACAGAACGCGCAAATGCAGAGATCAAGCGCGCCATCAAGTGTTCAGACGAACCTGAACGTTGGTTTCACAAATTAGGTTTTATTGTCTTGGCTCTGCGTAATCGCTATCTCCAGGATTTGAAATGTACACCTGCTGAGTTAGCTTTTGGACACACCTTACGGCTCCCAGGtggtttcttttctgattcCAAGCTTGCCTCTGCAGTTCCTACATCCAGCTACCTCGGTGCCTACCGAGACTTCATCAACGACCTTCAGTTTACTCCAACGACCGCTCATACAAAATTCATGCAGTCCTACGTGCATccggatttgaaacattgtgaccGCGTTTATGTTAGATGCGATCATGTCAAACGTGCGTTAGAACGCCCTTATGTTGGTCCTTTTCCAGTATTGGaaagatacgaaaaatattttgtaatatcccGTCATGGCAAACCGGATCGCGTCTCACTCGACCGTCTCAAACCTAGCTATACAATTGATATTGATGCTCCCTTACCATCATCCTCCtcgcatcaacaaaatttttctttgcagactcGACACCCTGCTCCTCAGTCATTCTCCGCTACTTCAGCGAAACAGCAAACGACACCACCTACTGTCACTGCTCCTGCTTCTATAAAACCGCCTGAAGTTGTAAAGACTTCTCGGACtggtcgcaaaatcattccaccgaaacgGTTCTCTGactaaacaacacaacatgttcgtttgtctgctgcttacatgtttctttttgttcacatCCGCCGCTCAGACGAATCTTCATCCGGAtacacagaaatttctgttatgtcagcgttcgcattctctcgggttatatacctttgatgacgacatacaTTGTCAAACGCAGACACCCTTCTCCATACACAACTGCTCTGCTACCGTGTTTGCTCCAGATCTGCATCTCCAGAAGATTCCTGCAACAGTTTGCACTTCACAGATTACTTCCTGGAGCACTacttacttcttttttgggagTTATCAAAAATCGGCCAACACCTTTGACGCACACCCACCGTACAACCCAGAATGTTCGTCGTGGAATAAAACCAACGTTTCATCACATGGACCGCTGATCCTGTCTAATCCTGCGGCGTACTCAACACGCAATGCAGTCCATTATAAGTTTGTCTGGCCGACTTCAGCTTCTGGAACAGTAACAAACGACTTCTTGTTTCACACTACAATTTactacgattacgtcacggacacaatgacgtcgtctcttggatctcttgcatcgtgctcaatcgggcgtggatactgcttaacgggcaatcgtatgtttatatggCGAGTACCTTCGCATATCAACTGCCCACCAACCAAGCCTCTCGGGACTCACAAGATGCTCCTCCATTACAACTCTACGTCCTTATATAGAGTTTCCTTACCTGATCTCGGGATCTCGGTACATCACTGGAGGAAATGCTCCTCTCGTGCGAAAAACTGCTATGGCAAACACATtcactgcgacaacaacaactttatctttcgctACCAACAATGTACAGAGCTCGACAGACTCGCTCTTTTTCGTCCTAACCGGCTAAGGCGTGCCCCTTTTCGAACGCCATACTCTCAATTCGAGCGACTTTTTGCAACCTTCGACACGCAACAGGACGACCTTATTTCAGAAGTTCTTACTACCttcaacgaagagaacaagttcctacattgccaactcacgaagctaattggcacactctacaaagcaattgggaagatcttccctactgagatactcactactactcttggacatcaaaccatgggttccagccttggagattttatgtccagagcagcatgtcactctatcaacggtaccgtcttaccgtcacttgcgtaccgAAACGCATTCAGCCAACGTCCTCTCATCaaatatcgcgatcaaaacggccacagtcaatacggccaactcatttcagacaacattgtcttACCGGGAGTTCacctgctggaatcgtatcgaccagcaagaagttttgtcttccgagttctgggacacactgtcctgtatcacaactatactttatcgcacgaacatgtgcaggtgcatcaactcaacttacctttgtcgcctatacacgtcaactacaaggcacccgactacgagaaaattctcaacgagctacctgactctgactcgtttactgatcttcaatcgctgctcagctctatgtctgaagccaaccttctcaaggaacaaatgcgacatgtcatgacaagccttactactactgatgaaactatgatcaacggatcctacgtcgcagacacatTCGCACACGCCGCGAAACAAACGCTACTCCTTGCTCTGTCGcagattacgaatccatttctctcagcccttatattcatcctgcaactccttgccatgatgtgggccctcttccataccatcgggtttatccgatcgTCTCCGCACCATTTGCAGTATGCCAGATCCCTTGTATCCCGTTTCCGCGCTTGGCGCCACCAACAGCAGGCGCCAGTTGCAAGACCACAACTACCACAACCGCTGCCCTTGCCTCGGCGTTCTCGTGATGAACCGTCTCCGTCCGGATCTGCTGATGACGCACCGCCCGcttcatcttctcgtgatAATTTCGCGAGCACCCACACACTTTAAGTTTCACTATGTGTATCACCTTGCTTCAATACCGATAATGTCCTTtgcatgtacaattttgcCGTTTTCCCTTGTCGCCGCTTTCGATTTTGTAACCGTTTTGCTTCGTTGCATGCTTAGTAGCTTATTCTTGTGCTAGTatcgttttcacttttcccGCCTTATTGCATGCTAACTATTCCTGTGCATGAGTTTAGCTGTTTCAACCCACCTCAATAGGGGGAGGtgcagttgcaaaaaatttaccctcTACCCCTTTAGTTTCTCCACAGACTTTGCTGCCACTACCATTGCTGCCAAAACCACTTCAGTATGTCGACGGTATCTGATTCCTCCGCTGACGTTCAAATTGACGAAATCACTTCAGTTACTGAGATGATTCCCGACTCACCCGATTCACCGGTTCAACAATCATCTCCCGCTCCGTATGTGCCGATCGTCAGACCTGGGGAGCAAGGCGCTCCTGCCCCCATGCCCCAGAGCGCTGATCTAGCAGATATACAAGCTACGGTGTTACAACCAGTACATAGACTATTTCGGCCGTTTAAAACAACCGTTACAATGCCGACCCTTGCGGTTCCTGCGCCGCCAACCACTTCGGCTGAGGATCTACTACTTTGGTTCCAGCAGCTGGATGAACTGTTCCAGCTGGTTCCTGATTTTGAGTTTATGAGCAAAATCCTTACCATGGTAGCAGCCACACCTGCTTTCCACATGGCCCCCTTGATGAAGTATATATCCAACGGGGTTAAGGACAAAACCCTGGAATACGAacagttcaaacaatttttgcatgcccGGTTAATCTTGGAGATACCCTCCAACATGTAGCTATATTACCATCAGTTATTTTAAGCATATGTTACagttcattcatttgtatataacttcagttttttgtttgtgcttgctCGCCATTGCCACCTTCAGTACGTTACATGTtaattgtcatctttttccttccgtagcgggggaggaatgtggcggcttggctcgcttttgtaaaatccttacgtctttcgtagaaatgtgttttccagaacaattggagtttttaaactttcagtcccgccacatcattcttatgaaagagttttccagctagtaaatggagtttaaaacttgccttttcagaacactgcaaactaccgttggtatatttgaaaacttgctacgaataacttcgtgtgaaagctccttatttagtacgttaccaggtcgcttccaagtaactgtttccaacctaaccaaatttaatttgcattgcaaacacaccgattttcacgttcacacgctttgaaatgttcatgccttttttgtcatatatttccgccacatcgcagcacgttttataagcttgaacttttgtgtgagactccctcagagcctcagaacctcagtcacagacgcgaagttatagacatatgtaataccgtactactgtagttgtggtgattgaatcagtagacatcgtgtaaacagtcacatgacttgtgttctcggttatttgtaatattgagaaagtgtacagcacctacaataaaagccttttctggcaaacggtatttgttataatataatacgaacgtccggctatcagaaaggttagagaattctaaccgcacgcaacaatagagtcagatactaatgtagtaggttaactaagtcaataacgtaacgtaagctaagaccgataaactctgcatctgtatctgcatctgtcggcatcaacctctacatcctaaaacgaccccaacctctacagTTTCATCAAGTTGCAACTGCAGCTagattgcagcttgcagaaatgcta
The Clavelina lepadiformis chromosome 4, kaClaLepa1.1, whole genome shotgun sequence DNA segment above includes these coding regions:
- the LOC143451373 gene encoding uncharacterized protein LOC143451373; the encoded protein is MSTVSDSSADVQIDEITSVTEMIPDSPDSPVQQSSPAPYVPIVRPGEQGAPAPMPQSADLADIQATVLQPVHRLFRPFKTTVTMPTLAVPAPPTTSAEDLLLWFQQLDELFQLVPDFEFMSKILTMVAATPAFHMAPLMKYISNGVKDKTLEYEQFKQFLHARLILEIPSNM